The DNA region CGCGCGGTGCAGCAGGCCTACATGCGGATCGACGCGCTCGACCACCTCCCCGTCCATCTCGAGGATCAGGCGCAGTACGCCGTGAGCAGCCGGGTGCTGCGGGCCGAAGTTCATCGTGAAGTTGCGAATCTCGCTCACTTCTCACCCCCATCGATGCCCTGATCGACATAGCGACTGTCGCGGCGCACGACCCGGGCCACCGTCACGCGCGGCTCGATTTCGACCGGCTCGTAGATCACCCTGCCCTTGTCCTCGTCGTAGCGAACGGTGACATTGCCGATCAGCGGAAAGTCCTTGCGGAACGGATGACCGATAAAGCCGTAGTCGGTCAGCAGGCGTCGCAGGTCGGGATGGCCCTCGAAGGCAATGCCGAACAGGTCGAAGGCCTCGCGCTCGTACCAGTTGACCGAGTTCCACACCTCGACCAGCGAGGGCAATACCGGCAGTTCATCGTCGGGGGCGAAGCAGCGCAGGCGCAGCCGACGATTATGTTGCAGCGAGAGCAGGTGAACGATCACGGCAAAGCGATTGGGCACATCACCTGATACCGGCCGTTCCGACCAGGCAAAGCGACCGGGGCCAAGGGCGTCGGCGGCCCGGGAGTAGCCATAACGAGTGGCATCGCCGGTTTCCCACTCGTCATCGCCATAGCCGAGATAGTCGATACCGCAAAGATCGGACAATTGCTCGAAGGCCAGCGCCGGCTCATCGCGCAGCACGTAGGCCGCATCCAACCAGTGTTCATGGCTGATCTCGACGGTCAGCTGCCGGCGATGCTCGGTGATCGCGACAATCCGTTGCCCGAGCGCGTCGCGCAGTTGCTGAACCAGCAGCTGAT from Wenzhouxiangella sp. AB-CW3 includes:
- a CDS encoding NADH-quinone oxidoreductase subunit C gives rise to the protein MSSVSERNQLLVQQLRDALGQRIVAITEHRRQLTVEISHEHWLDAAYVLRDEPALAFEQLSDLCGIDYLGYGDDEWETGDATRYGYSRAADALGPGRFAWSERPVSGDVPNRFAVIVHLLSLQHNRRLRLRCFAPDDELPVLPSLVEVWNSVNWYEREAFDLFGIAFEGHPDLRRLLTDYGFIGHPFRKDFPLIGNVTVRYDEDKGRVIYEPVEIEPRVTVARVVRRDSRYVDQGIDGGEK